The proteins below come from a single Drosophila suzukii chromosome X, CBGP_Dsuzu_IsoJpt1.0, whole genome shotgun sequence genomic window:
- the LOC108005268 gene encoding uncharacterized protein encodes MASITFKNRPTEVLHTYQVWRIGSNVNDKSLNYCHPDKSLDKFHASLTRSEKGLFLVNESRHGSVSVNGERVGGPVLITYRDAINGIVKLRFGRVEGYLRVSGSITG; translated from the exons ATGGCTAGTATTACGTTCAAGAATCGACCCACCGAGGTGTTGCACACCTACCAGGTGTGGCGCATTGGTAGCAATGTGAACGACAAGAGCTTGAACTACTGCCATCCAGATAAG TCGTTGGACAAGTTCCATGCCAGCTTGACCCGCAGCGAGAAGGGACTGTTTCTGGTCAACGAAAGTCGTCACGGAAGTGTCTCCGTGAATGGAGAACGAGTTGGAGGTCCAGTACTGATCACCTATCGGGATGCCATCAATGGCATTGTGAAGCTGCGATTCGGCCGTGTCGAGGGATATCTCCGCGTATCGGGAAGCATTACTGGCTAG